The Maridesulfovibrio sp. genomic sequence TGCCCCGCACTCTTCACGTAAAATACGAAATTCCTCTATAACCTGCCTCTGGTTCATCACGTCTAGGGCACTGGTAGGTTCATCTGCAAGGATGAGAGTTGGTTCCATTACCATAGCCATGGCCAAAGCAACACGCTGGCACATCCCCCCTGAAAGTTCAAAGGGGCAGCAGTCCAGCACTCGATCAACATCGCCCAGCCCAAGTTTTATAAAAGCGGTTCGTATTGCAGCGAGAGATTTTTCAGTATCAAACCGTTTATGACTACGCATGGTATCCAAAAACTGACTGCGTATCTTCCGTATGGGATTCATGGAAGTAGCAGGGTTCTGAAATACTGTGCACAGTTTATCACCAAGCAGTTGCCTATGTTCTTCAGCAGAGAGCTCAGTTAAATTCCGCCCGTTGAATGTTATCCCGCCGCCGGAAATCCGTACTCTATTAGAAGGAAGTCCCATTATTGTCTTTAAAACAGTAGACTTACCAGATCCAGATTCACCGACCAAAGCGAAAATTTCACCCGCACCTACATCAAAGGAGATGTCCCGTATGACATCCTCCCCATTATATCCAGCGCTAAGGTTCTGCAGCTTCAACACTGTACTTTTCATATACGGTCCTCGCCAAGATCCTTTACGTCTATACGGTCACGCAAGGCGTCACCTAAATAATTGAATACCATTACAGTTATAACAAGTGCCGCAGCCGGATACATGACCGTCCATGGAGCAGTACGCAACATCCCCCTGGACTCACTGATCATACTACCCCACTCAGCTTGAGGAAGCTGTACGCCGAGCCCAAGAAAGGAAAGTCCCGCAAACCCCAGCATGACTGTACCAATTTGGGAAGTTGCAAAGGTGAGAAGCGAATTGAAAATATTTGGCAAAATATATTTAATCATAATCACGCTGTCGCTACAGCCTGAAATTCGGGCGGCCTGAATGAACTCTTCATTTTTCAGCGAGATGACTCGACTTCGTGCTAAGCGGGCATATGGTGTCCAACTGGCAAATCCCATGGCCAGCATTGCATTGCCCATTCCCCCTCCGAGGATACCGGCCACGGAAATAGCTAAAACCATCTGTGGGAAGGCCATAATACCGTCGATAAAACGCATGACAATCCTATCCGCCGAGCCACTGTAATAACCACAGAGAATGCCGACACATGCCCCAAACGCAGCGGTAATAAAAACTAGGCTCAAAGCCGAAAAAACACTCGTCCGAGCACCGTATAGCAATCGAGAGAAAACACAGCGGCCCATTGCATCCGTTCCCATCGGAAATTCCATTCCCGGTGCCTGCCGCATACGCATTATATGCGTGGCATAAGGATCATTCGGAGCAAAATGTGTTGCAAATAAACTTCCTACTATCAGAAAAAGGGCTATGATGAGAAACACCCTCAACCAGAAATCTTTATGTATTTTTTTCATAGGGTTGCTCTCAGCTTTCGGTTACCCGAGGATCAAAATAGCGATAAGCCAGATCGGTCAGCAAGTTGATAAGTACATAGATGATCGCAATATAAACCACGAATCCTTGTATCACCGGGTAGTCCCTGGCTGTAATAGCATCCATTACCAGCTTACCCATTCCGGGCCATTGGAAAATTGCCTCGATAACAACGCTACCGGCAAATAAATGGCCCACGGCAAAGCCTATAACCGTTAATATGGAAAGCATGGAATTGTGCAGTACGTCTTTAATTAAAAGAGTACCGGACTTTACGCCTCTTGCCTGAGCCCCAGTTACATAATTTTGTCCCAACTCACCAAGCACCTCCGCCCGAATCTGCTTGATAAACTTGCCTATTGTCGGCATGGCAAGAGCGACAGTAGGCAGAATAAGCCCTTGAAAATTATTTTTCGCAAGCACGGGAAGCCACTGAAGGAACACGCAAAACAGATAAATTAACAGTAGAGCAGCCAAAAACGAGGGGATGGCGTTGGCTAAAAAAGTAAAAAACCGAACAAGATAATCTACAACTGTATTTTTTTTGACTGCAGTCCAGATTCCAAGAGGAATGGATACAATCAGGGAAAGTGCCAGTGCAGAAACTGCCACCATCGCAGTTTTACCCATAGCATTCCACATTAGCCGGGAGACCGGCAGCCCTTTTGCGTATGACTCGCCAAGATCCCCTTGCAAAAAACACCACAGCCAGTTCCCGTAACGTACAAGAAAAGGATCATTCAAGCCCATGCTCTCCCTAGTGGCTTTAAGCACTTCCTCCGTTGGGGCTATTCCTTGGGCTATCAACTTCTTTTGTGCCGGATCACCTGAAGCAAGGAACATAAGGGAAAACGTAATGAACGTTATCACTAAAAGCACAGGGATCAGCCTTAATAGACGACTTTGAACATATTTAAACATAGTAAACCTGCAAGACACAAAAAGGCGTGTGGAAAATAAATCCACACGCCGTTAAAAAACATACCAGCTTTATCCATCAGTCATTTATTGTGGTGTTGTCATTCAGAAAATAAAAACTGATCGGATTCCTTTCACTACAGTTGGCAACCCCGGCTCTCATAACCGTAGTCTTATTAAGGATTGCCAAAAAGCCCATAGCTTCATCATTTATGATCTGCTGCTGGATATCTACAGCAATTTTAGCCCGTTGTGCTGCTACAGGTTCCGAGTAGAGCTGCCCCAGAAGCTTCTTGGCTCTGGCATTGTTGTATCTGCCAGAGGTATATTTGCCGCCGCCGACTACACGTTCCATAAAATAATATGGATCTGCTGAAGGGTTCGCAGTCATGCAATATACGCCGATATCGAAGTCCCCAGTACTCATATAGGTCCCGTCCGGGTCCTCAGTGACACTCAGCTTAGCCTTGATGCCTACAGCTCTTAACTGTTCCTGCATGAGAAGAACTATTTTATCAATTGAACGGGCTGCGTAGTAAGCAATATCTAACTCAATTTCCTTGCCATCTTTGGCATAGTAGCCATTCTCATCAAGAGCATAGCCGAGTTTCTCAATAAGCTTCTTCGCCTCCACAGGATCAAAACCGTGTTTTGTAATATTACCATATGCTGTGCCAGTACCATAAGCTCCAACAGTGGGGCTGGCTAAACCGGCGAGGAGGATGCACACATCATTAGGATTAATGGACATATTGATTGCAGCACGAAGCTCTTTTTCCGGAAGTCGCTCCATGCTCAAATAATAATAATACAAGCGGGAAGCCGGAATAGCGACAACCGTGTATTTTTCAGGAGAAGCAGAAAAGATGCTGAGATCATTGGTTGTGGGGCCGATATAGGCATCAATCTCTCCATTCTGAAAGGCCAGAGAAAGAGTGTCGGCATCAGCAATGTACAATCCCTCAACTCCATCAAGATTTACCTTGCCAGCCCAATAATTATCGTTACGTACGAGCTTAACTGATACACCGGGGTCAAATTCATCTACTTTAAATGGCCCAGTACAAACAGGAGCATTCTCTATATCTTTTGAAGCATCAAGGTTTACCATCGCCATATAGACGTTACACAATTCGTTAAGCACTGTAGGCAGAAGCTTAGGGGTAGAAATGGTAAATGTTTTCTCATCCACTACAGCTAAAGATGCACCAGTAAGCATCCGAGACCTTTCGTTCACCTTGCATGCACGCTCTATACATTTTACTGCGATATCAGCTGTGAGCTTGCTGCCGTCTGAAAAAAATACATTGTCTTTTAGTTTAATAGTCCAGGTATTTCCATCAACAGAAGCTGATTCTGCCAACCAGGGAACAACAGCGTAGCTATCATCAATACGGAACAGAGTTTCGGAAAGACCCAGCGTAGAAGTATACCAACCAAACGACCCCTTCTGAGGATCAAGACTGGTGTATGTATTAGCGAATAGATCTCCAATGCGAACAACTTTAGGCTGAGCAGCTTCCGCGTGGATCGGCGAACAGATCAAAACGGATATCAGCAAAAAAAATACACTCAAGCACATAGAAAAATTAGTGCTTTTTTTTGAAAGCATCGTGCAATCTCCTTAAATGAAATAGTTTAAACAGATAGATGAATCGCTCAGGTGGGTACCCCATTCTGTGCGGCGAAATATGAATCTCAGTGAGAGAGTTTTAAGGTGCAGCTATTTGTCTGCATAAACGATAAAAAACGTTGGTCTAATACTCATATCAAATTCATAGGGGTTTGTTCTAAAGTACTGTCCAATATCCCAAGATAAAACTTCATTGAACCCGGCATGTTGTAATAAATTTTGTACTTCGTTTTTATTAACACCCTCATATAAAGGCAAATGTTTCATCATACTGGCGTAATGAAGAAAAAAACGTAATGATATTCTACTCTTCATTTGAAATACACTCTTTATCATATTTATTGGTATTTCATAAAACCTTCTCCAAGTCTGGTTACTCCAGAAGCCATCTGAAACAATAATTCGACCACCGGGTTTCAATACTCTGTACCATTCCTTCAACGCCAGATCAGGATTTGGCAATGTCCAGATAAGGTTTCTGGAAACAATGACATCAAAACTATTATCTTCAAAATCCAGTTTCTCAGCGTCACCAGTACGAAAATCAATGCCAAGTTGCATTTCTTCCGCCTTCTTTTGAGCGCTTGCAATCATTTGGGAAGATATATCTACCCCGGTTACATTAAAACCTGCTCCAGCAAGGTAGAATGCAAGTTGTCCAGGTCCGGTACCAATATCCAATGCATCTTGATTCTGACCAGACTTTGCCAAAGTTTTTATGGTCGTATCCCAAGCCTTCTCCGTTTCCGGTGATTTCTCAATATCCAAAGCGTAACTTGAACTACGCCAGTTCCAATATTTTTCGATCTTTGACTTCAATCTATCCATTTGAAATTGATCCTTTAAAGCTTGAAATTTCGATACTAAGAAACAAAAAAATAATATTTTGCTATTCCTTATAAAACTAAGACAAATTAAGTAGCACGAAACACATATTCGCGTATAAAATCAAGTAATATGTCACACCAAGATCAATAGTATTAACTAATAGTTACACAAAGATTAAATTGATGCTATCAGACTTATTATTTGACCACAAGTATCTTTATTCAATAGATTTCAGATCAATACACTCAGTTTTCGACCTTTTCATGGGATGCAACTTTGCTGTAATAAGGATTTCCCATTTCACGAAAAACTAACTGCGCAATTGGATAGTTTATAATAGCTATTTAGAAATATAATATAACCTAACTATTAACTAACTTACTGGAGAATTTAAAAAAATGTATTTTGAAATGCGAACTTACACAATACACCCTGGCATGCTTCCAGCCTACATGAAACTCTTTGAGGATGTAGGGCTACCCATTATTGGAAAATATGCAGAGCTAGTCGGTTACTGGTTTACAGAGATTGGTGAGTTAAACCAAGTTGTCCATTTGTGGCGGTATGAAAGTTTGGATCAAAGAACTGTTAGCCGTAAAAAACTTTATGAGGATTGCGACTGGCAAACCAAGTTTCTACCCAACGCAATGCAAATGTTGGAAAAACAGGAAAATAAAATCATGCTCGCGGCAAACTTCTCACCAATAAAATAGTTAAGCTCGTTACCCGCATAGATAAGGAAGTGCGAGCCTATGAAAAACTTTATTTATGCAATAAAAAAGGGCTTACATCATATTTGATGTAAGCCCTTTTTTTTAAGTGGTTTTCAGTGCAGAACTGAAATGCCGCACCTGCTTTCTTTATCTTCGGATGGTCTCCGCCACGTCGAGCAAGCGCTCTCTCACTGTGAACATATAGCGAGCCATCTTTCCTCGATGGTCAGCGAACATAGAATCTTCCTTGCCTCGCAAGACAATAGCAGGGTTGAAGGTACAGATCTTGTTCATGGCTATCATAGCCTCTTCAAGGTTCTGAGTTCCACCCTTGTCCACATTGGTGATTTTCTCAGGATACAGTTCTTTCAGCACAGTAATTACATCACGAAGAACCAACGTCATGCCTTGCGCGAAGTACACACGATCATCCAGCTCGGACCATGACAACGATCCTCCAGGTGCGGAGAGCCAACCGAGTGGAACGTCGATAAAGTTTTTGGAAAGTATGAAGGTCAACATCTCATAGATTTCACTGGCCTTAATGTTGACAATAGCACGGACATCATCTTTCTTCTTATTGGTCAAATTCAAGCCAATAAGTTTATCGGCGTATTTGTGAACGTTAGCCACGCCATCTTTATACGCTGAGCTGGAAGATCTCTCAAAGAACCCCCATATGCGAGGACCATACGTAAAATCACGCTCACGAGCTTCTTGCATCCACTTATTTTCAGGGTCCATAGAACCATACTTTGCCATGGTAGTGGAGAAAAACTTCTGCAAAAGAGTTGTCGCTGTAAGAACCCCAAGCTTACGATTGACCGCATTATCGAAATGAGATTTAGGATTCACAAACAGATACTGCGGAGTCCACCCATCAGCCAACTCGGCCTCCAAACGGGACACAATAGCCAACGCAAGCACCCTACCCTTCAAAGTCTCAAGATGTTCCTTATCAGACTCAGAAATATTTGGATTGTTAAAAGCAGGATCAGCCTTAACCGCTACGATCTCCGAACAAACAGAGGGTGATATCTCAGGCCACTCAGTAACGGATAACATATAGCCAATACCAGAATAGGCCCACCAAAGTCCCCACAATAACAAGGGGATAAAGACAGCCGACACCTTACCACTAGTGGGAACAAGTTTATTCAGTCTCTTAAAAAAACCCATAATAACACCTTTTTTATTTATTACATGAAAATACTACAAGTTACAGATCTGAACTTGGATAAAAACTCTGCAGAACCATTAAAGCTAACGCAGACTATGCCATGCGCGCTTTGTGTTTTTAGAAAATTTAGCCATTGCAAACTCAAACAGAAACGCGCAGATAAGGACAGCAAAGAATGTCAGGCAGGCAGGCAAATTATCAAAAGCGGCACGCCACAGCAAAATGCATAGCACAGCAAAACAGACGACGGCACCAATAAGCATAGGAAGTCTTTTCGCGTTAATCTTTCCAGCAAGCTTGGCTCCTGCCAGGTTTACAGCAGCAAATATCAACAAGAATCCTGCGCTGGCAATCACGGCTATGGATTCGATCTCCAATAAATTAGCCATACACAAAGTAATTGCTCCGACAACCAGAATTCCAAAGGGCTGATCCCATACTTTTCGCTCCATAATATCTGGCAGTTCTTCATCTTTTGCAAGGATAAATCCCAAACGGGCACTACCGTAAATTGTTGCGTTAATAGCTGAGATAGTCGCAAGCATTGCTGCTACACCTACAAGAGCAAAACCGAATTGTCCCAATGCAGGCCGTGCAGCTTCAGCGAGCACATAATCTTTCGAGGAAGCAACAAGACTTTCCGGTACTACTCCAACGGTAAGTACTGCGACCAGAAGATATAAAAATATTACGATCCCGACTGAACCGTAAAAAGCCCGAGGTAAGGTGACTGAAGGATTGTTGATATCCTCCGCAGCATTGGCGATTAACTCAAATCCCTC encodes the following:
- a CDS encoding NIPSNAP family protein; the encoded protein is MYFEMRTYTIHPGMLPAYMKLFEDVGLPIIGKYAELVGYWFTEIGELNQVVHLWRYESLDQRTVSRKKLYEDCDWQTKFLPNAMQMLEKQENKIMLAANFSPIK
- a CDS encoding ABC transporter permease, with translation MKKIHKDFWLRVFLIIALFLIVGSLFATHFAPNDPYATHIMRMRQAPGMEFPMGTDAMGRCVFSRLLYGARTSVFSALSLVFITAAFGACVGILCGYYSGSADRIVMRFIDGIMAFPQMVLAISVAGILGGGMGNAMLAMGFASWTPYARLARSRVISLKNEEFIQAARISGCSDSVIMIKYILPNIFNSLLTFATSQIGTVMLGFAGLSFLGLGVQLPQAEWGSMISESRGMLRTAPWTVMYPAAALVITVMVFNYLGDALRDRIDVKDLGEDRI
- a CDS encoding ABC transporter substrate-binding protein, whose product is MLISVLICSPIHAEAAQPKVVRIGDLFANTYTSLDPQKGSFGWYTSTLGLSETLFRIDDSYAVVPWLAESASVDGNTWTIKLKDNVFFSDGSKLTADIAVKCIERACKVNERSRMLTGASLAVVDEKTFTISTPKLLPTVLNELCNVYMAMVNLDASKDIENAPVCTGPFKVDEFDPGVSVKLVRNDNYWAGKVNLDGVEGLYIADADTLSLAFQNGEIDAYIGPTTNDLSIFSASPEKYTVVAIPASRLYYYYLSMERLPEKELRAAINMSINPNDVCILLAGLASPTVGAYGTGTAYGNITKHGFDPVEAKKLIEKLGYALDENGYYAKDGKEIELDIAYYAARSIDKIVLLMQEQLRAVGIKAKLSVTEDPDGTYMSTGDFDIGVYCMTANPSADPYYFMERVVGGGKYTSGRYNNARAKKLLGQLYSEPVAAQRAKIAVDIQQQIINDEAMGFLAILNKTTVMRAGVANCSERNPISFYFLNDNTTIND
- a CDS encoding APC family permease → MNMKDNQNGSIGLYGAIAIGIGGMVGGGIFAVLGLAVSMAHGATPIAFALAGSIALLTAFSYAKLSVAFPSQGGTVVFLDRAFGHDSIVGGLNFVLWLSYLVTLSLYATAFESYAKTFFPLNMQSAWLHHGLISVAIIVPVIINLLGAELISKSEILVVMLKLFLLGIVVVSGFMYIQPERLAMSTWAPASTVIPAGMVIFVAYEGFELIANAAEDINNPSVTLPRAFYGSVGIVIFLYLLVAVLTVGVVPESLVASSKDYVLAEAARPALGQFGFALVGVAAMLATISAINATIYGSARLGFILAKDEELPDIMERKVWDQPFGILVVGAITLCMANLLEIESIAVIASAGFLLIFAAVNLAGAKLAGKINAKRLPMLIGAVVCFAVLCILLWRAAFDNLPACLTFFAVLICAFLFEFAMAKFSKNTKRAWHSLR
- a CDS encoding ABC transporter permease; amino-acid sequence: MFKYVQSRLLRLIPVLLVITFITFSLMFLASGDPAQKKLIAQGIAPTEEVLKATRESMGLNDPFLVRYGNWLWCFLQGDLGESYAKGLPVSRLMWNAMGKTAMVAVSALALSLIVSIPLGIWTAVKKNTVVDYLVRFFTFLANAIPSFLAALLLIYLFCVFLQWLPVLAKNNFQGLILPTVALAMPTIGKFIKQIRAEVLGELGQNYVTGAQARGVKSGTLLIKDVLHNSMLSILTVIGFAVGHLFAGSVVIEAIFQWPGMGKLVMDAITARDYPVIQGFVVYIAIIYVLINLLTDLAYRYFDPRVTES
- a CDS encoding class I SAM-dependent methyltransferase — encoded protein: MDRLKSKIEKYWNWRSSSYALDIEKSPETEKAWDTTIKTLAKSGQNQDALDIGTGPGQLAFYLAGAGFNVTGVDISSQMIASAQKKAEEMQLGIDFRTGDAEKLDFEDNSFDVIVSRNLIWTLPNPDLALKEWYRVLKPGGRIIVSDGFWSNQTWRRFYEIPINMIKSVFQMKSRISLRFFLHYASMMKHLPLYEGVNKNEVQNLLQHAGFNEVLSWDIGQYFRTNPYEFDMSIRPTFFIVYADK